The following proteins are encoded in a genomic region of Natrinema sp. DC36:
- a CDS encoding ABC transporter ATP-binding protein has product MNDQPAVFANGLTKRYGDTTAVSGLDLSIPSGSVYGFLGPNGAGKTTTMRLLTGLTRPTNGTGSVAGVSITDRDGLRTQIGYLPEEPPLYDQATASEQLEYAAGLRDLPAEATRDRIDALLSKLDLTADADTRIADYSKGMRQKTAYIQAVLHEPNVVFLDEPTSGLDPRAARTLRGMITELANAGTTVFLSTHILPVVEEVADTVGILYDGELVAEGSPAALERRAETGETRSLEDAFLELTTDERGTAGAADGEASAADTANQRVVGENTDG; this is encoded by the coding sequence ATGAACGATCAGCCTGCCGTCTTCGCTAACGGATTAACAAAGCGATATGGCGATACGACCGCCGTTAGTGGTCTCGATCTTTCTATCCCGAGTGGATCAGTCTACGGATTTCTCGGGCCAAACGGCGCAGGGAAAACCACGACGATGCGACTGTTAACTGGGCTTACACGGCCAACCAATGGAACCGGTTCCGTTGCTGGCGTCTCAATCACGGACCGAGACGGCCTCCGCACGCAGATCGGATACTTACCCGAGGAACCACCACTGTACGACCAGGCGACGGCCTCCGAACAGCTCGAATACGCCGCCGGCCTCCGCGATCTCCCCGCGGAAGCGACACGCGACCGAATCGATGCACTCCTCAGCAAACTAGATCTCACGGCAGATGCTGACACGCGGATTGCGGACTATTCGAAAGGAATGCGGCAGAAAACAGCCTACATACAGGCCGTCCTCCACGAACCCAATGTGGTCTTCCTTGACGAACCCACATCTGGGCTGGATCCACGCGCTGCACGGACGCTCCGGGGAATGATTACGGAACTCGCCAACGCGGGAACGACCGTCTTCCTCTCGACGCATATCCTCCCTGTTGTCGAGGAGGTCGCCGACACGGTCGGAATCCTCTACGACGGAGAGTTGGTCGCCGAAGGGTCGCCCGCTGCTCTCGAACGCCGCGCAGAGACCGGTGAGACGCGCTCGTTGGAGGATGCGTTCCTCGAACTCACGACCGACGAGCGCGGTACCGCAGGAGCAGCGGACGGTGAGGCCAGTGCCGCCGATACCGCGAACCAGCGGGTCGTCGGGGAGAACACCGATGGCTGA